TGAAAGATTCTTTGGGATGGTGGGGAAGGTGGTTCATTTTTGAATAGGATAGTTTTATGAGACTATCAATCGGTGCATGTTCAACATACTCAATAAAACATTCTTTATGGTGTTGTTTTTGCTGTTGTTGGATACCTGTGTGAATATCTAGTTTCACATGCTCTGGTTCACAGGTGGTTTTCTCCATtgaatttatgaaatcaatttttttattcgaTGTTATTTTCTTGTAACAGCTGTAACTGTTAAgacttgagattttttttttggaacatTAGAAAAGTTGGGGTCTCCAAAGAGAGAACTCCTCCAAAAATTGGAGTATGCCACTAATTGCAGCATGCACACAGTATTCTTTAGTAAAAGGCAAAAGAATAGTTCGCTTTGTGCTCACTGCGTGTGACTTAAGAACTTATGTTGATAATTTTCTCGCTTTTGAGATATTATTTTCTCTGTCTGATCTTTTTTGGGGGAAATGGCACTTTACAGACTCCTCAAACTCCAATTGTACGCACAAAAGCTTATGAGAAGTACTGTGTTGATGACTATCCATTAGGAACAAATGCAATTGTGGCAGTTTTGGCTTATTCAGGGTAAGAGTTCTGTACCATGCCTTGTTTCTTTCAATCGGCGGaaacataaaatacatatatgcatgttcatGTTATGCAGATATGACATGGAGGATGCTATGGTCTTAAATAAATCATCTGTATATCGTGGTATGTGTCATGGGCATATATACCAGGTATCATTTGACCTTTTAATAAAAACCTTTTTGGACTTTGGTTTGATTCAGAAATGACTTTTTTTATTCAACttattccccccccccccccaaaccaCATACAAACACATCAACTGAACTATGATTTTCCTTTTGACACTACATTGGTGGAGTTTTAAGTTTTGAGCACCAATGTTTTATCTATGACAAGTTCCCGGAAGGATGATAAGATATTTGGTCGTTACATAAAATGGGAGGAAAAACTAATGAACTATCGTACAAGGGTAAAACATTAAGTTCGCAAATCTTCTTCTCATCAATTCAAAACCTTCTTTCTGAGACCACAAAACAACACCATGAAGTTTGATACTTGATGGTCTTTCTGTTTCTCTTCTTTAGTCGGGGGGTCGGAGAAAGGAAAACAGATCTATCTgttatttttcctattttgtttttttgggtTCTTACGTATTTGATCCCTTCCTTTCTAAACTGCTTATCCTACTACTCTTTGTTGGGGCAAGTTTTCTGATCTTTCACGTGGACATCTTTTATTGATCAATGTGTGATCTTCTAATTTGCAGACAGAAACCATTGACTTGACTGAGCAAAGTGCCAAATCTTATCGTGCTCAGAGATTGTTTAGAAGAAGCAATTTGGATAAGTCGTCTCATCAGCTGATTGATTCTGATGGTCTTCCATATGTGGGGCAGGTAACAGGATGTCTttccttttttctattttttgatgAATCAAGTTGCACATGAATCTACATGATCATTTGATTGCAGAGGATTAATCCAAATGAGCCATATTGTAGCATTTACAATGAAATAACCAGTCAGACAACTAGTATGAAGTCGAGGGTTCGGAGcctgttgttgttgattatgttGTTGTCGAtgtgaaaaataaaacaaatctgCAGAAGATAAGCAATTCCTAGATATATTTGACTTTGAGAAGATACATCTCTGTTGTTACTTTTCTGGGTTTCTTATCCACTTTGCTATTGTCAGCCTCTTTCTTAAGATATATAAGTTGGTGTGATTCTTTTATCTTTTGCTTTCTATTTCTATTGAATTTCTATATATGAGTTGGTGTAGTACTGTTATCTTCTGTTTTCTGTTTCTCTTGAATTTTGATGTATACATTGGCCTATGAGCTTTACTATCTAATGCTTTATTATGACAGTAGTCACAGCTCAAAGCTAACCGTTTTTGTAAGTAAGGGTATTGCCAGAAGGTGCTCTTATTATACTAGATGTACTTGCAAAAGTAAGGGTATTGCCAGAAGGTGCTCCCATTATTATAGAGGTACTTGCAAACTGTTTAAGGAAGAGTTCCCCTCTACAGAACTCCATTTGATCATGTGTGGATAGCAAGACGTGTGTACTACCAAAAAAAACTACAGACAGCAAATTCCTATAGAATTGTAGTTTATTCACAAAATGGGTCCTATGGAACTTTATGATTGAGTTTTTTATCCTTAAAAAGTTATAATATAGTTCATTTCACTCCGCATTGTTCACATAATGACGTGTGGAGTGATATCCCAGGTTTTTTGGCTTCTGCTCATTCTGCAGCTTCTTAGTAACTATTTAGAGTTCTAGGCATTGTCTAGCTCTTATACCAAATAGATTCAGCATCAACTGCCACAGTTTATAAGTTACTTTACAGTGGTTGAAGTGTTGAATTACATCCTCTGCTGTCTCTTTATGTAAGAAACACTGATTAATATGTATACATTTCCTTAGTATCAAATTCAGCAATCAAAATCTCCCTAAGCTGCTTTTTAGACCAGAAAGGTTCACTTTCTTGTGTGCTTTGTTGGCCATACAGCAGAAGCTGGAAAGTCCCTATTCTCCCTGTACATCCCAAAGACGTGCCTGTCATTTTAAAGAGCCTTAATCTAGAGTTTGAGCAAAACACACTCCATGTACCCCGTCATACATAGACAATATTTTTCCTACTACTACACATGCAAATTATTTTTGCTATAGTTACATTCATTTGGCACCTTTGATGTATATGGAATGTTTGGCATGTAACTTAATGTTGTCCTCCCCCGCGCCTACCCAACTCCTCAAATTTTTGCCTTCTCAATCTTTCTATGAATATTTTACTGGATATCAGCAGCTTATTAAATTATGTGAACTAGGAGGAGAATCTCTTAATTTTGACCAGGAGTTGCATTTTATAAGTTCTTTTTAAGGCAAAACGGGAACCTACTGGACAAACCTTTTAGTCAATGACATACGTCTGTGCATGAAACTTCTTGAGCTATGGATAACTTCAATTGTTTCTTGGTCACTGATGTAGTTGCACTGGTCGTAGTGTTCCATCCTTCCTTGACAGGGTAAAAAAGAAAACCATAATCTCTAGCCACCAACAGTCCAATACTCATGAACTCAATGTCAACTTTTATTTAGCATAGATCACTAGTCACTGAAGTCTCTGTTGTTTGCTATAGGATCTTCGTATTATTGCCTTgtcaatatctctctttattttattgtattaaGGTAAGTTGATGTTTTCTTGGGTATTCATGTCTGTCTTGGAAGATTTACAATTTCATGTTCTTCAGGTTTTCTTTGGTACTATTTACCGTCTTTTCTGTCTTCTAAAGTATGGTATGGTTCCTTTGATGCTGCATTTGAAGGTTTATTCTGCCCGTCATTGTTACTTGTCAGTTTctttttgttgttgtaataaaaaaaaactttgttaGTTCATGATGGACAATCCTCTCTTAACTAAAAAATATACTGTGGTGTAATGACTTCAAAAAGCTTCAAATTATTCAACTTATGACAACATTTTTCATTTCTTCTGGGCAGGCGAATGTACGTTTTAGGCGCTCCAGGAATCCTGTAATTGGTGATAAATTTAGCAGCCGACATGGGCAAAAGGGTGTTTGCTCTCAATTATGGCCTGATATTGGAGTTACAGGAATGAGGCCAGATCTTATTATTAATCCTCATGCTTTCCCTTCAAGGATGACGATTGCTATGCTGTTGGAGTCAATTGCTGCTAAGGTCTGTTATCTCTTCCGCCGCTTATGGTGTTACTTATTTCAAGCAAAAGTATCTGGTTACGAGGTTGTTGCTCTccatacaataatatattcaagtaGTTTTTGTAgtagtttatatttatttattggttgTTGGCTTCATATGCTGAAGATATCTCTCGTTTATGGAATATATTTTTCATCTAGCTTGACATGGATGATCACaaggttttttttatatatatgctttCTCCGAATAGGGAGGTGCTTTACATGGGAAGTTTGTTGATGCAACGCCATTTTCTAACACAATGAAGGAAGCAGAATCAGAATTCAGTTCACTGGTGGATGAACTTGGTTCCATGTTAACGGCTTGTGGCTTCAATCAGCATGGTGTAGAAGTACTATATAGTGGAGTATATGGGACAGAACTGACGTGTGAAATATTTATTGGACCTGTTTATCATCAGCGTTTGCGACACGTGGTTTCCGATAAATTTCAGGTTAGTATCACCCCTGATATTAGAATGAATGATCTTGTTTATTCTTCCTGCCCTCCTTAGACCCTTTTACGCTGATTTATGTTTTCATCAAGGGTAGCAAACATTGACTCTGTTTGATGAATAACTGTTTACATAACCACCTCATGTGCTCTACTTTGATGTGAACTGTTAAGTTTGGAAAACCACCTCCTGTGCTCTACTCTGATGTGAACtgttaagtttgaaaattggaagctaaaacaagaaaagaatgCAGTGTTCGTGCTCAACATCGACTTATAAATGAAACCAAGATCACTATATGCTTCTTCTACCTAATTTTCCTTTCATGCTTGAATAATTCATTTATTACATTATTAAATGTATCTTGTGCACTTCGGGGTTGACAGATTTCATGCTTATGGGTCGGTCTCTTTTGTCCCATTTACCCCcctcacccccccccccccccacacacacaaaaaaaaaatggaaaaaaaaaactaaaacacACTTGTTCAGTTTGAAAAATTGGACTTCCCAGTATTCGTACTTTATATATCCTCATTCCTTGTCAGGTTAAATTGGATACTGAAATTGGCTTGTTTTGCTTTACAGGTCCGTTCTACTGGACAAGTAGACCAGATCACTCGGCAGCCTCTCAAGGGGCGAAAGCGTGGTGGAGGTGTCCGCTTTGGTGAAATGGAACGAGATTCACTCCTTGCTCATCGAGCAGCATATTTGCTGCATGATAGACTCCATACCAGCTCAGATCATCACATTGCAGATGTGTGCTCTGAATGTGGAAGTGTCCTAACATCATCATTATTTCAGCCGCCAAAACGAGCAGTGCAAGCGGATTTGAAACTGCCACCTGCTAGAGAACCCAAAAAGGTTACTTGTGTTGCTTGCCTTTCAAGTAAAGGAATGGAGACTGTTGCAATGCCGTACGTGTTTAAATATCTAGCGGCTGAACTGGCAGCGATGAACATCAAGATGACCCTCAAACTAAGTAATGGGGCTGGAGCTTGATACACATTCCTGGCAGTTGAAATATTCTTATGTCTAGAAACAAGCAGGGAAGCTTGATTCCCATTTCATCTGTAACTGTACTTTTTCAATGTGCAATATGTCCGAAAAAGGGTTTGCAGCATCAGATAACTGGATTCTGGCAACGGTGGCTTGGTTTAGACATCAGAAAGTCAGTTTCCTAGTGGGCTACCGAGAAAGAAAGTGCGCTGCAAACAAGACACGGTTCTTTCATCTCATTATGCAGGAGGGTCAAAATATAGAGATGTCTCATCAGTAAGAATCTCGAGTTGTACAGGTTTGTTGTCTGGCTCGAGAGGTGCAACACCTTCCATTGTGATGATGGCCCTGTAAAAGTGGAGAACAACATATAGAACTGTGttttaatactttatttgtTATAGCTTTTGGTACATTGTAGGGCTAATATGGTTTCATTGTTGAGGTTCTATTGAAGCCAACGTTTTTGTTTATCACAGTATACTTCTAATTCACTTTCATGAGATAAATTATTTGCATAGTCGAATCATGGAAGTCGAGAATTAGAGTAGAAAATTAGTAGGTAGCCAAATAATAGaggtctatgataaaaaaaaagagggacaatttcaaatataatataacttgactatacataaaatatacactTGTTATATATACCTATACagaaatgaccattttttttataattacttTGGCCAAATGGCCACCAAATGTGGTTTACCCATTAAAAAATTAGTCCGAATATAACTATCGCACTTTATCTATATGGGAGAGGTAGGTGCTTTTCTTATTAGCAGTAGTATTTAGTCACCCCATAGTTTCATATTCTCCAATATGTATTATATATTGCCTGTTAACTTATTTTGTTATCCTTTTCAGTGGAGATCTATCAGAATGAGTCCGAAACATAAATGatggatgaaaataaaaaagtaatcaaatatttaatatgTCCAAACAAAGTTGACAAAAACTACATATAGCgcactatattttttttaacaatttgCCATAAAATCTAATGCATTCGTTATGACTAttgttttaatattatatacattaaatatgtatatacatgtataactATATGTTTTcgttctctcttattttctagTGTCTatatagataaataattttggttgtcaataataaaatatatttaaacgTACAATATAgataatgttttaaaattttgttataaaatatagctctatttttattaatatttttgtgttaCTTTCATTGAAATACATTTAAAAAGTTATTATTATCTACTATATTTACTGGTATAAATAGATATTaaagttttaattatttattaaaatattaattgtttACTCTATGAACTTATTTCATTATAAAATGTCAATAACTTGTACACTCAATTagttattttttactttaattttttaaatatctttttataaaaagaattgttacatagattaaaaaaataaaaattcatgattttaaaaatgtaaaagcAGAAGACAAAAATTGATAATGCAAAAGATAATATAAGAATTTAAATAAGTCAATTAGAATAAAGGGAGGAAGGGGGGGGGGTGTCTATTGTTTCTAGTTGGGGGAGGGATTTGATTTTCACCAAAGTTGGGGGTGTAAACGATTTTCacccttaaaataaataaaatatgcttaatttttttgcaaaagaattataaatttaaaaatatttgtgaaaATTTTTTTAGGAACAAGTGATACATAGTGAAGAGGAAATTCGAAAATTTcttttggaaaaaatattttgagaagtggaaaattattatgaataaaataataaaatacgtAATCAAACCGAAAATGCTTATAAACTGAAAAATGATAAGTTGGAGATAGTGTTTGCCTAATTTGAACTTATAAAAAGTTTGGCTTATAAACACTTTGGTGTTTACCAACCAGCACGTAAATAAAGCTAAGAGTGCTTATAATCCAGTTTAACTAATATGTCTTATTGTTAAATAATCATATTCAAACTTACTGGAATactaatattcaaaatttaaaattttaaagtataataagaaatttaataaaatcattatttcaTTAATGCTTTTCTTAAAAAGATTACAAAATACATACTATATAGACAttaaatgtttttcttaaaaagattgcaaaatatataatatatagacaAATAGATGCGAACGGAGTGAGCAGTAATAATCCTAATAAACTCTCAAATTtcaaaagtaattatttaattaatttttttctttaaagattACAAAATACATACTATATAGACAttaaatgtttttcttaaaaaagGATTACAAAATACACACTACAGACGAATAGATGTATGTGAACAAAGTAAGCAACAATAATCCTAATAAACTTTCAAATTCCAAAAAATATGTCTCTGTCCTCTATAATTCCTTCCCAATTACATAATATCCTAATTTGAACCTCTCAAAATGTTAAAGTaagtatttcaaattatttcctttttaataCAATCATTATCTACTAATCTGATTCTATAATAAATGATTTTTGACTTTAATATTTAatcttgtatatatatacaacatataCCCTTTACAAAAATTTCATGTCCAAAATTATCCATTTATAAAAACTCCATTTTAGCTCCTTCCATCAACAGAGCTGCAACGATCCGTAGCAAATAATACCCGTCATTTGAAATTCCAAAATTATCTCAATGCCTCTGAGTTGTTTCTTCAACAACGAAACTTCGAAGATTGTCGTGATTATGCCCTTAAAGCCATTGAAATCGACCCAAATCAAACAATCCCTTCACAAATTCTCGCTATAGCCAATGTATTACTTCTCTCTACCACTATTAACGAAGATCCAAATTACTATTCTATCCTTAACCTTCCTCTCTACACTAAAAACCAATAACTCATTAGGACCAATTTCATGCACATGCCGAATTTTTTAAACCTGAATCAGAATATGTATCCATTTGCTTCTGAGGCTTTTGGGTATGTACTCAAAGCTTGGTCTGTTCTTTCGAGCCCGGCCCAGAAGATACATTTCGATAACgagttgaaaaataaagaatactTTTTGGACTGTATGTACATATTGTTACTGTGTGTATGAGTTTGTTAAGGATTATGAGGATTGTTGTTTGAGGTGTCAAAATGCAAAATGTAGAAGAGTATTTCATGGGGTGTCGATTGTGGGCCCACCTCCTCCACCTGAGGTGGTGGAGAACGGTCAGTACCATTGCTTTGGGCCAATCTTTGTGGTCCCCTTTTGTTGGGTCAAAGATTAATCAACATAATGTTGAGTCTGAAATTGTTGGAGAAAAGActaatgagaaaaatattgtaCTGAACGAGGTCATTGTAATTTCTGATGACGAAGAAGAGGATAAAAATGGGGAAAAGGAGAGATTTGTAGGGGTGGAAACTAATAGTGGGGAAGTGGATAAAGGAGATACAAGTATGGGATGTAAtttgaggaagaagaggagaaaatgATGGCAAAGAGTTTAAATAAGATGTTACAAAAAGGGAACAAAGTTGACATGAATGAGATTGCTTATAATCTCGAGGAAAATAATGATTCTGAATTCGGTAATGTGGCAAAAAACCCTAATGACAAGAACGTTGAGTTTGGAATTGGAGAAAAAGGGGCTAATGAGaataatgttgagtttggtaATAATGTGGGAGAAACGACTAAcgaaaataatattgagtttGATAATGTGGGAGAAACGATTAACAAGAATAATGTTGAGTTTGATAACGTGAATGAAAACACTTATAAGAATAATTTTGAGCATGCAGATATGGAAGATGATGATATGGAGTTTTTTATGAGAGagaatatctatgatcaaataaagaaatattttgatattgagtTCTTTTGAGTAATTTAGGAAGTTCTctcttttattattaatatgatTGTGATAGGTATGGATATTTTAACATATGTCATGTATTTATTAATCTTGATGTAAAAATGTACATTAACTATGATTATTAATATACATCTTTATCAAAGTATAGAGTTCAATTGGCACATCCACACAAAACCTGATAAATTTGCAAGATCTTGGAACTTAATTATTGgtatatcatttttgaattttcacCCCCAATAGGCCAATACTActaaattttcatgttttttcttgaattcttaatTACTTGCTTGAGATTCAAATTTTTCTTGAAGGAACAGAAATAAATAACAAAGAGAAGGTAAAGATTATATCAGAAaagtttaacaaaaaaaaacaaagaattaTATCTAAAAGACACTttcattatatatgtataataaatAGGGATGATTATTTAAATCTCATAGTGAAAAATCTCAATTACAATTTATCCCAATATTTTTGGTAATTACCCGAATTTattttttccagatttctgatacatacgaatcACGCTGATACAttgcgatttgatacataagtcttttttatagtacatcgctagttgatacaaaccaaatattataatgtcaataaaacttatgaatcatCTTATAACActtaatatatcatgaacacaactaaaatagcagtaaaacttatgttttactgatacattgtgtgtttggtttgtatcaactagcgatgtatcatgaaaaggatctatgtatcaaatcgcgatgtatcatgaaaaggatctatgtatcaaatcgcgatgtatcaacatcattcgtatgtatcagaataaggatttttgaaatttttacaatATGTAgggaataattaaaaatatagaaatataaggtgtgtaatttgataatttttcctaatAAATATAGACACTATGATGTTTTGtttctttccttatttttattttacttgtgcCTAATTGAAAGTATTACTAAATAATACTTTTACTATATAAACGAGTTAAAAAATATTCAGACAAACACGTCGTTATTTTACTATAACAGCCAAGTTATTTTTTGagtcaatttttttatgttaataaaaatatttcactATATATATCAGTAAAAAAATAAGCAAACAAACAATATTGTCATTTTATTATAATAGTCAAAGTTATTTTTTGAACTAATTTttataatatgatatatattatatgtttcttataataatatctCATTTATATGCATCGTCAAGGGAGGTTCGACcatattatatattttgctatttttgtTTGTTCCTTCATTTGTCAAAATTCTCATCCATTTAATGATGAATTAATTGACGTAAGAATTTGACTTAATAAGCTTAACTAATATTTTAATTCTTCAGACGGTACCAACCTTTTTTAAATGGGTAAATCACCTAAATgtacaatattcaaaaaatatttatcacagagagcaacataattattttaaccatatatagcgaattgtttgaattaaattaagtaCGGACTTATTCTTCTAAAACTCTCACCCATTATTTTCTCTTCCcctgtttctctccaaatttgctACACCAATATTCTCTCCAATCTTCTCACCCataattttcttcaaaattagGGCAATACTTAGCTTTATAGCTTCTCAACCACAACTTTCTACAATATTTGTACTCCAATTTTGGAATTAAGTGATGTGTATTCGGTGGAATCTCACTTTTCAGAAGAAAACTTTTTGTTCTCCATAGCCAAAAAGAGGAAGAAGCGAACATGAGCAACGAATAGTACGATATTCAACAATATTCATGCGAAATTTTctccataatttttttatttttattactgaTTTTCGTTTCTTTGATTGCAGCGATTATTTGTTCAAACTGTTGTTAATCGGTGATTCTTCTGTCGGCAAATTCtgtctttttctcagattcgtCGTATGTTCATCTATTTAACTTTGATTTCCTATGTTTACAGTTTATTTGTATGTGTGAATGAACGTTTTGTGTTGTATAATGATTAATGCGTATGTTATTGCAGAAGAATGACAAAATTTAGATGAATGCAGATTTGAATCAGTTGAAGAATTGTGATTTCTGAGTAGAGATCTGTGACTACTTAAaggtttgaatggttgaatgTTTAATTGTTTGAAGGTTTGAATTAGATTGCATACCTAATTCATTAGCGATACACGATTTGTATTCAGTTgtgattcaatatgaaagtttatttttgtttctacgTTTATCACAATTACTTGTTTAATATGTGTGTAATAcaatttttgttcaagtttaattcagtTTTTTTggcctacagatcactgaaggttGGTTTCATTAGATACAAATTTCATtcatgtctaattctcttctaattcaagtttaatgtgtatGTAATATGtttgttgttcaagtttaattcatttttatggCCTACAGATCACTAAAGGTTGGTTTTGTTAGCTACatgtttcattcgtgtctaattctcttctaattcaagtttaatatgTGTGTAATACCtttgttgttcaagtttaattcatttatgtagcctacagatcactgaaggctgGTTTCATTAGTGCAGGTTTTATTCgtatctaattctcttctaattcaagtttaatgtgtgtgtaatatatttattgttcaagtttaattattcgtgtctaattctctaattctcttctaattcaacaaaaaaatatgcaGGAGAAAAAATATGGCTAATCTGACTGTACTGCTTTACTTCAATGACCGATGGGATTCTAGCAAcaagtatattaattacttggcagatggtgtgttgataatTACCGATTCATCATTTGCTAACCTCGTTTCTGTGATTGCTGCTCAATTGTCAATAGACACATCaacaagtaaagttgaaatcagATATAAGATTGGTCTCCTCTAATTCAAATTCATAACGATATGGGAGTAAAAATGTATATTGAAACCGAAAAGGAACATAGAGATATGTCAAAATACCTTTTATGTGTTACAACAATTGAATCGGTCAACTTGGAGAGTGATTCCACCTTAATTCCACTATGTTCAGACACTTCAGAAGATATGAGGATTATACACAATTCATACTTTTCTAATGCATTTAGTGGTATCAGTGATACGCTAGAGTTAATTGGTTTTGGATTATGTGAGCAAGTTGATGAGCAAGAAGAAATACAACCAGACATCATTATTAACCCCAATCaatctttttttgagaaagatcaagtttacaaaaataaatatgtccTTACCAGTGCACTAAAAAGAcattccattcttaaacacttcgaattcaagacattgagatcaaGCTCAACATGGTaagactcaaattcaagttagtttatactattgattgtctattaataaaaatatttcaacaacTATTCAATACAATGCCTCGGAGAAAACTGTAGTTGGAATTACGCGCTTCAAGCGTGAATAAATCTCAAATGTTCGCTATTAgagattttgaaaatgaaaacacGTGTTTGTTGCTACATAATTCATTATCGGAAAGACAAGAAACAAGGACAGTTGTTGGGAGTATTATTATTGGCAAATGTATTGATCCAGATGCCAACTACACACCAAGAGATATACAAAATGACATGTTACAGGAATATGATGTGCGGCTCATATATATGCAATCTTGAAGAGCTAAAGAAAAAGCTCTTGAATTAGTCCGAGGTGATCCATCTCAATCATATGCAAAGTTGCCAAGTTACTTTCACATACTAGAGGCAACTTACCCTGGTTCTTATATAAGATTGCACAAATCAGAGGATGACCATTTCCTATATGCATTTATAGATGCTACATTGATCGATAAAAGGATGGGAGTATTGTAGACCAATTGTAGTTATTGATGGAACTTTTCTAAAAGGAGCATACAAAGGGACAATGCTAACAGCTAATACCTTAGATGCAGCAGGTGAGACTTTTCGAATACAATACTAATGCTTCTataaataaaattctaatttgtaTTAAAAGTCTGCACAatgtattaaaagtgtattacacataaaacaaaaatctattaaaaatgtattaaaCATTATACCTG
This Solanum dulcamara chromosome 8, daSolDulc1.2, whole genome shotgun sequence DNA region includes the following protein-coding sequences:
- the LOC129901340 gene encoding DNA-directed RNA polymerase I subunit 2-like, translated to MLKTGRLATQSGLDLQQRAGMTVQAEKLNFLRFLSHFRVVHRGASFAGLRTTSVRKLLPESWGCRCPVHTPDGEPCGLLNHMTASCRITSYYDSKGNVKDFFKMWMSILSVLIAIGMTPASPKLVQAGPPELLSVLLDGRIAGYMPSDLIENVVTHLRRLKLSSTSSIPVDLEVGYIPLSINGAYPGLYLFTSPSRFVRPVRIIFAPAEEGNDLELIGPFEQVYMEISCPDGGDGGRKTLFPATHREIHPTNILSVVGNLTPWSDHNQSPRNMYQCQMGKQTMRFFSQALNCPADQKLYHLQTPQTPIVRTKAYEKYCVDDYPLGTNAIVAVLAYSGYDMEDAMVLNKSSVYRGMCHGHIYQTETIDLTEQSAKSYRAQRLFRRSNLDKSSHQLIDSDGLPYVGQANVRFRRSRNPVIGDKFSSRHGQKGVCSQLWPDIGVTGMRPDLIINPHAFPSRMTIAMLLESIAAKGGALHGKFVDATPFSNTMKEAESEFSSLVDELGSMLTACGFNQHGVEVLYSGVYGTELTCEIFIGPVYHQRLRHVVSDKFQVRSTGQVDQITRQPLKGRKRGGGVRFGEMERDSLLAHRAAYLLHDRLHTSSDHHIADVCSECGSVLTSSLFQPPKRAVQADLKLPPAREPKKVTCVACLSSKGMETVAMPYVFKYLAAELAAMNIKMTLKLSNGAGA